Proteins found in one Vicia villosa cultivar HV-30 ecotype Madison, WI unplaced genomic scaffold, Vvil1.0 ctg.000232F_1_1_3, whole genome shotgun sequence genomic segment:
- the LOC131625628 gene encoding F-box protein SKIP23-like yields MADWSQLPKDLLQLISQKLNNHFYILRFRSVCSTWRLSIPKPHNHFPLKLPHFSRRNKLYNHIIFLIKPPATPNQQSLYRPWLVRISPTSSGKFNLWHPLGVHYITQLPSDLRVLDFNQLSVFNIEEIYIRGESYPNSSTTRFYHYDRSLATFQREQILDIVTSHRNSKEMVMFRCGGNGLTKIPNVSSFYQGMCIFKGRPCVTYQNGRTVMIGSDLSVDLVAEPVFGDELNGDIYIMVENESELLLVHNYEEDYDSDDDYDEYEPIDVFRLDQKEKKWLKLENLGDTVLFLGQGYSFAISASDLGLDNGNFVIYCNYNHNEIRVFPLDQHRTFLLSDYPDYFKLFWPPPEWIASRCM; encoded by the coding sequence ATGGCGGATTGGTCTCAGCTTCCAAAAGATCTTCTGCAATTAATATCCCAAAAACTCAACAATCATTTCTACATTCTTCGTTTTCGTTCTGTCTGTTCCACATGGCGACTTTCCATACCTAAACCTCACAACCATTTCCCGTTGAAACTCCCGCACTTTTCCCGTCGCAACAAACTATACAATCACATCATATTTCTCATCAAACCACCCGCAACACCAAACCAACAATCTCTCTACCGCCCTTGGTTGGTCAGAATTAGTCCAACTTCATCCGGAAAATTTAACCTATGGCACCCCCTTGGAGTACATTATATTACACAATTACCTTCTGATCTGCGCGTGCTCGACTTCAACCAACTCTCTGTCTTTAATATCGAAGAGATTTATATTCGCGGAGAGTCATATCCAAATTCATCTACCACTAGATTTTATCATTATGATCGCTCTCTTGCAACGTTTCAGAGGGAACAGATTCTGGATATTGTCACAAGCCATAGAAACTCCAAGGAGATGGTGATGTTCCGTTGCGGAGGCAATGGTTTGACTAAGATCCCCAATGTGTCAAGCTTCTACCAAGGCATGTGCATTTTTAAAGGTCGGCCTTGTGTAACATACCAAAATGGTCGGACTGTGATGATTGGATCAGATTTGAGCGTTGATTTGGTGGCTGAGCCTGTGTTTGGTGACGAACTCAATGGTGACATTTACATAATGGTGGAAAATGAGTCTGAGTTGTTGCTTGTTCACAACTATGAAGAAGATTATGAtagtgatgatgattatgatgaatatGAGCCTATTGATGTGTTTAGGCTTGACCAGAAAGAGAAAAAGTGGCTGAAGTTGGAAAATTTAGGGGATACGGTTTTGTTTTTGGGACAAGGCTATTCGTTTGCTATATCCGCGTCGGATTTGGGTTTGGACAATGGGAATTTTGTGATTTATTGTAACTATAATCATAACGAAATCAGGGTTTTTCCCTTGGATCAACACCGGACTTTTCTTTTGTCCGATTATCCAGATTATTTCAAGTTGTTCTGGCCACCTCCGGAGTGGATCGCCAGTAGGTGTATGTAA